In a single window of the Cucumis melo cultivar AY chromosome 11, USDA_Cmelo_AY_1.0, whole genome shotgun sequence genome:
- the LOC103490539 gene encoding early nodulin-like protein 1: protein MGFGRLIIVGLVSVMGLAMVCSCEARKFYVGGKDGWGLNPSESFNHWAERNRFQVNDTLYFKYKNETESVLVVSKEDYFSCNTKNPVISLKENNGESVFKFGHSGPFYFISENGDSCQKGQKLIVVVLALTHNKHHQAQSQPPHSSFPPVAPPSQSLSPTAESPEKSGTAPAPAKSSASGRGGVAFSLLGVAMINVVVLLV from the exons ATGGGGTTTGGAAGGTTAATTATTGTTGGTTTAGTGAGTGTTATGGGTTTAGCTATGGTCTGTTCATGTGAAGCTCGGAAATTTTATGTTGGTGGCAAAGATGGTTGGGGTTTGAACCCTTCTGAAAGCTTCAATCATTGGGCTGAACGTAATAGGTTTCAAGTCAATGATACTCTTT ATTTCAAGTACAAAAACGAGACAGAATCGGTGTTGGTTGTAAGCAAAGAAGATTATTTTTCATGCAACACCAAAAACCCAGTTATTTCCTTGAAAGAAAATAATGGTGAATCAGTCTTCAAATTTGGTCACTCTGGTCCTTTTTATTTCATCAGTGAAAATGGTGATTCGTGTCAAAAGGGTCAAAAGCTCATTGTTGTGGTTCTCGCTTTGACACATAATAAACATCACCAAGCTCAGTCTCAGCCCCCACATTCTTCCTTTCCTCCGGTGGCGCCTCCCTCGCAATCCCTAAGCCCCACCGCTGAGTCACCGGAAAAATCTGGAACCGCGCCGGCTCCGGCCAAGAGTTCTGCCTCCGGCCGAGGTGGAGTTGCATTCAGTTTGTTGGGTGTAGCGATGATCAATGTTGTTGTTCTTTTAgtgtga
- the LOC103490541 gene encoding switch 2 isoform X2 yields the protein MSFQTLKETLKPCKSLSSSASAPTSPISSNPSFFQGSGVNFLRKPPKSSLSLQLLRLQDSFPTPENRTQCQNQLTRIRFTTGEEEEEENGVEVPEPDLSKKRSELGLFQFDHTGLLEPLILSSKDDFPLVQVPPSINCRLLEHQREGVKFLYGLYKNGHGGILGDDMGLGKTIQTIAFLAAVYAKDGDGIQKETCGKKKDPVLIVSPTSVIHNWENEFSKWAKFSVAVYHGTNRDLIYDKLEAGAIEVLITSFDTYRIHGGILSEVKWEILIIDEAHRLKNEKSKLYSACAGIKTLKRFGLTGTIMQNKIMELFNLFDLVAPGSLGTREHFREFFDEPLKHGQRSTAPERFIRIADERKQHLAAVLHKYMLRRTKQETIGHLMLGKEDNVVFCAMSELQKRVYRRMLQLPDIQCLINKDLPCGCGSPLTQAECCKRTVPNGIIWPYLHRDNPEGCDSCPFCIVLPCLVKLQQISNHLELIKPSPKDDPEKQRRDAEFASAVYGSDIDLVGGSAQNESFMALSDVRHCGKMRALEKLLTSWTSQGDKILLFSYSVRMLDILEKFIVRKGYSFSRLDGSTPTNMRQTLVDDFNSSPSKQVFLISTRAGGLGLNLVSANRVVIFDPNWNPAQDLQAQDRSFRFGQKRHVVVFRLLAAGSLEELVYSRQVYKQQLSNIAVSGKMEKRYFEGVQDCKEFQGELFGICNLFSDLSDKLFTSEIIEMHEEKETSEGLASNTDQNTSNAGSSVPSGKTNEKPTHPAKTTTNKPMLEDLGLLVSKYIRNFFVSMFRYQNLDLWAGLTQLCFLRYCICP from the exons ATGTCGTTTCAGACTTTGAAAGAGACCCTTAAACCCTGCAAAAGCCTCTCGTCATCGGCCTCTGCACCCACTTCTCCCATTTCTTCAAACCCCTCATTCTTCCAAGGATCTGGGGTTAATTTTCTTCGAAAACCCCCCAAATCCTCTCTCTCTTTGCAGCTTCTGCGCCTACAGGATTCATTTCCCACGCCTGAAAATCGAACACAGTGTCAAAACCAGCTGACTCGGATTAGATTTACGACaggggaagaggaagaggaagagaatgGAGTGGAGGTGCCAGAACCAGACTTGTCGAAGAAGAGAAGCGAATTGGGTCTGTTCCAGTTTGATCATACAGGCCTACTCGAACCTTTGATTTTGTCATCGAAGGATGATTTTCCTCTCGTAcag GTACCTCCATCTATCAATTGTAGGTTACTTGAACATCAAAGAGAAGGAGTCAAATTCTTGTATGGTTTATACAAGAACGGCCATGGAGGCATTCTTGGAGATGACAT GGGGCTTGGAAAGACCATTCAAACTATTGCTTTCCTGGCTGCTGTGTACGCCAAAGATGGAGATGGGATCCAGAAGGAAACTTGTGGAAAGAAAAAGGATCCTGTACTAATAGTATCCCCCACTTCGGTAATTCATAATTGGGAGAATGAGTTCTCAAAATGGGCAAAGTTCAGTGTTGCAGTTTATCATGGAACAAACCGTGACTTGATTTATGATAAACTAGAAGCAGGTGCTATAGAGGTACTTATCACAAGCTTTGATACATACCGAATCCATGGTGGCATTCTGTCGGAGGTCAAATGGGAGATTTTGATCATCGATGAGGCTCACCGGCTTAAGAATGAGAAATCAAAACTCTACAGTGCATGTGCAGGAATAAAAACCTTGAAGCGCTTTGGTCTTACTGGAACTATAATGCAGAACAAAATTATGGAACTATTTAATCTCTTTGATTTGGTTGCACCTGGATCCTTGGGTACTCGAGAACATTTCCGCGAGTTCTTTGATGAACCCCTCAAGCATGGCCAAAGATCAACTGCTCCTGAAAGATTCATAAGGATTGCTGATGAAAGAAAACAGCATTTAGCTGCCGTTCTTCATAAATATATGCTAAGAAGGACAAAGCAAGAGACTATTGGGCATCTTATGTTGGGAAAGGAAGATAATGTTGTTTTTTGTGCCATGAGCGAATTGCAGAAAAGGGTTTATAGAAGAATGTTACAACTTCCAGATATCCAATGCCTTATTAATAAAGACCTTCCTTGTGGCTGTGGGAGCCCTCTCACCCAAGCAGAGTGTTGCAAAAGGACTGTACCGAATGGAATTATCTGGCCTTACCTACATAGAGACAATCCAGAGGGTTGTGATTCATGCCCTTTCTGTATTGTTCTTCCTTGCCTTGTCAAACTTCAACAG ATAAGCAACCATCTGGAACTGATTAAACCAAGTCCAAAGGATGATCCTGAAAAGCAAAGGAGAGATGCAGAGTTTGCTTCTGCAGTCTATGGCTCTGATATTGATCTTGTTGGAGGCAGTGCTCAGAACGAGAGCTTCATGGCCCTTAGTGATGTTAGACATTGTGGTAAAATGCGAGCTCTGGAAAAATTATTAACCTCTTGGACTTCACAGGGTGACAAGATTCTTCTATTCAGTTACTCAGTCAG GATGCTGGACATACTAGAAAAGTTTATTGTACGTAAAGGTTATTCATTCTCAAGACTTGATGGTTCCACTCCAACTAACATGCGACAAACTCTTGTTGACGACTTTAACTCGAGTCCGAGCAAGCAG GTTTTCCTAATATCTACTAGAGCTGGTGGCCTTGGATTGAACCTTGTGAGTGCGAACAGAGTTGTGATCTTCGATCCAAACTGGAATCCTGCACAAGATTTGCAGGCACAGGATAGGTCATTTCGCTTTGGGCAGAAACGACATGTTGTCGTTTTCCGCCTTCTTGCTGCTGGTTCACTTGAAGAACTCGTATACTCTCGCCAAGTATACAAACAACAGTTATCAAATATTGCTGTCTCTGGGAAAATGGAGAAGCGGTATTTTGAAGGTGTTCAG GATTGTAAAGAATTCCAAGGTGAGCTTTTTGGTATCTGCAATTTGTTCTCAGACCTGTCGGATAAGCTCTTCACTAGTGAGATCATTGAGATGCACGAGGAAAAAGAAACAAGTGAAGGGCTTGCCTCAAACACAGACCAGAATACCTCCAACGCTGGATCTTCTGTTCCTTCTGGAAAAACCAATGAGAAGCCAACCCATCCAGCAAAGACTACCACGAATAAGCCTATGCTTGAAGACCTGG GCTTACTTGTCAGTAAATACATCAGAAATTTCTTTGTCAGTATGTTTAGATATCAGAATCTTGACTTGTGGGCTGGTTTGACCCAACTTTGTTTTCTCAG GTATTGTATATGCCCATAG
- the LOC103490541 gene encoding switch 2 isoform X1, with protein MSFQTLKETLKPCKSLSSSASAPTSPISSNPSFFQGSGVNFLRKPPKSSLSLQLLRLQDSFPTPENRTQCQNQLTRIRFTTGEEEEEENGVEVPEPDLSKKRSELGLFQFDHTGLLEPLILSSKDDFPLVQVPPSINCRLLEHQREGVKFLYGLYKNGHGGILGDDMGLGKTIQTIAFLAAVYAKDGDGIQKETCGKKKDPVLIVSPTSVIHNWENEFSKWAKFSVAVYHGTNRDLIYDKLEAGAIEVLITSFDTYRIHGGILSEVKWEILIIDEAHRLKNEKSKLYSACAGIKTLKRFGLTGTIMQNKIMELFNLFDLVAPGSLGTREHFREFFDEPLKHGQRSTAPERFIRIADERKQHLAAVLHKYMLRRTKQETIGHLMLGKEDNVVFCAMSELQKRVYRRMLQLPDIQCLINKDLPCGCGSPLTQAECCKRTVPNGIIWPYLHRDNPEGCDSCPFCIVLPCLVKLQQISNHLELIKPSPKDDPEKQRRDAEFASAVYGSDIDLVGGSAQNESFMALSDVRHCGKMRALEKLLTSWTSQGDKILLFSYSVRMLDILEKFIVRKGYSFSRLDGSTPTNMRQTLVDDFNSSPSKQVFLISTRAGGLGLNLVSANRVVIFDPNWNPAQDLQAQDRSFRFGQKRHVVVFRLLAAGSLEELVYSRQVYKQQLSNIAVSGKMEKRYFEGVQDCKEFQGELFGICNLFSDLSDKLFTSEIIEMHEEKETSEGLASNTDQNTSNAGSSVPSGKTNEKPTHPAKTTTNKPMLEDLGIVYAHRNEDIVNSGPETQVKMALPVDQNCTPRQPHVPGIKKRKLDDISERDDLSSSMDRKKIQYRILAEFVGMGELEFSKWLLSANPMQRQKVLEDYRRRKEKIPNG; from the exons ATGTCGTTTCAGACTTTGAAAGAGACCCTTAAACCCTGCAAAAGCCTCTCGTCATCGGCCTCTGCACCCACTTCTCCCATTTCTTCAAACCCCTCATTCTTCCAAGGATCTGGGGTTAATTTTCTTCGAAAACCCCCCAAATCCTCTCTCTCTTTGCAGCTTCTGCGCCTACAGGATTCATTTCCCACGCCTGAAAATCGAACACAGTGTCAAAACCAGCTGACTCGGATTAGATTTACGACaggggaagaggaagaggaagagaatgGAGTGGAGGTGCCAGAACCAGACTTGTCGAAGAAGAGAAGCGAATTGGGTCTGTTCCAGTTTGATCATACAGGCCTACTCGAACCTTTGATTTTGTCATCGAAGGATGATTTTCCTCTCGTAcag GTACCTCCATCTATCAATTGTAGGTTACTTGAACATCAAAGAGAAGGAGTCAAATTCTTGTATGGTTTATACAAGAACGGCCATGGAGGCATTCTTGGAGATGACAT GGGGCTTGGAAAGACCATTCAAACTATTGCTTTCCTGGCTGCTGTGTACGCCAAAGATGGAGATGGGATCCAGAAGGAAACTTGTGGAAAGAAAAAGGATCCTGTACTAATAGTATCCCCCACTTCGGTAATTCATAATTGGGAGAATGAGTTCTCAAAATGGGCAAAGTTCAGTGTTGCAGTTTATCATGGAACAAACCGTGACTTGATTTATGATAAACTAGAAGCAGGTGCTATAGAGGTACTTATCACAAGCTTTGATACATACCGAATCCATGGTGGCATTCTGTCGGAGGTCAAATGGGAGATTTTGATCATCGATGAGGCTCACCGGCTTAAGAATGAGAAATCAAAACTCTACAGTGCATGTGCAGGAATAAAAACCTTGAAGCGCTTTGGTCTTACTGGAACTATAATGCAGAACAAAATTATGGAACTATTTAATCTCTTTGATTTGGTTGCACCTGGATCCTTGGGTACTCGAGAACATTTCCGCGAGTTCTTTGATGAACCCCTCAAGCATGGCCAAAGATCAACTGCTCCTGAAAGATTCATAAGGATTGCTGATGAAAGAAAACAGCATTTAGCTGCCGTTCTTCATAAATATATGCTAAGAAGGACAAAGCAAGAGACTATTGGGCATCTTATGTTGGGAAAGGAAGATAATGTTGTTTTTTGTGCCATGAGCGAATTGCAGAAAAGGGTTTATAGAAGAATGTTACAACTTCCAGATATCCAATGCCTTATTAATAAAGACCTTCCTTGTGGCTGTGGGAGCCCTCTCACCCAAGCAGAGTGTTGCAAAAGGACTGTACCGAATGGAATTATCTGGCCTTACCTACATAGAGACAATCCAGAGGGTTGTGATTCATGCCCTTTCTGTATTGTTCTTCCTTGCCTTGTCAAACTTCAACAG ATAAGCAACCATCTGGAACTGATTAAACCAAGTCCAAAGGATGATCCTGAAAAGCAAAGGAGAGATGCAGAGTTTGCTTCTGCAGTCTATGGCTCTGATATTGATCTTGTTGGAGGCAGTGCTCAGAACGAGAGCTTCATGGCCCTTAGTGATGTTAGACATTGTGGTAAAATGCGAGCTCTGGAAAAATTATTAACCTCTTGGACTTCACAGGGTGACAAGATTCTTCTATTCAGTTACTCAGTCAG GATGCTGGACATACTAGAAAAGTTTATTGTACGTAAAGGTTATTCATTCTCAAGACTTGATGGTTCCACTCCAACTAACATGCGACAAACTCTTGTTGACGACTTTAACTCGAGTCCGAGCAAGCAG GTTTTCCTAATATCTACTAGAGCTGGTGGCCTTGGATTGAACCTTGTGAGTGCGAACAGAGTTGTGATCTTCGATCCAAACTGGAATCCTGCACAAGATTTGCAGGCACAGGATAGGTCATTTCGCTTTGGGCAGAAACGACATGTTGTCGTTTTCCGCCTTCTTGCTGCTGGTTCACTTGAAGAACTCGTATACTCTCGCCAAGTATACAAACAACAGTTATCAAATATTGCTGTCTCTGGGAAAATGGAGAAGCGGTATTTTGAAGGTGTTCAG GATTGTAAAGAATTCCAAGGTGAGCTTTTTGGTATCTGCAATTTGTTCTCAGACCTGTCGGATAAGCTCTTCACTAGTGAGATCATTGAGATGCACGAGGAAAAAGAAACAAGTGAAGGGCTTGCCTCAAACACAGACCAGAATACCTCCAACGCTGGATCTTCTGTTCCTTCTGGAAAAACCAATGAGAAGCCAACCCATCCAGCAAAGACTACCACGAATAAGCCTATGCTTGAAGACCTGG GTATTGTATATGCCCATAGAAATGAAGACATAGTGAATTCTGGACCTGAAACACAAGTTAAAATGGCCCTGCCAGTAGATCAAAATTGTACACCCAGGCAGCCACACGTTCCAGggataaagaaaaggaaactaGATGATATTAGTGAGAGAGATGATTTGTCTTCATCCATGGACCGTAAGAAGATCCAGTATCGTATTCTTGCTGAATTTGTGGGAATGGGCGAGTTGGAATTCAGCAAATGGTTACTATCTGCAAACCCAATGCAAAGGCAGAAAGTACTTGAAGACTACAGGaggagaaaggaaaagatacCAAATGGCTGA
- the LOC103490540 gene encoding uncharacterized protein LOC103490540 isoform X1 → MEAGRVKGTVTPLSSLFPAQDARKAASRVQAAISENQRKLEQLQGFITDNDNMIKLVQKLPEELHHEVMVPFGKAAFFPGRLIHTNEFLVLLGEGYYAERTSKQTVEILKRRGKALDSQVDSLKATMDNLKAEASFFDATASEAEEGLVEIKEEYVEENFCEQELTSEVNKQDVTRVSGVDEAKIAEIDAEYARMMARFDELEKEEELAAANGNKSDDEDEEEKETPNQSLEKFYDDKQSYSEGSTSAWLRDENVSSKELLDKYQKQQEASTNPSNCSGLSVQSSPKEDVTSGNSSLTQSQRVRNPNPAAKSVKFAEVKEKTQTLPPSTSQAFTGSIIERPPIIPKTSKQETETPLQPSGSQPSKPVSRFKMQRR, encoded by the exons ATGGAAGCAGGACGCGTAAAGGGAACAGTGACGCCGTTATCCTCCTTATTTCCGGCTCAGGATGCCCGCAAGGCTGCGTCGCGCGTCCAAGCTGCGATTTCTGAGAACCAGAGGAAGCTCGAGCAACTCCAAGGATTCATAACTGATAACGATAATATGATCAAGCTCGTCCAGAAATTACCTGAAGAGCTTCACCATGAAGTTATG GTTCCATTTGGGAAGGCAGCGTTTTTCCCCGGGCGTTTGATTCATACGAACGAGTTTCTG GTTCTTCTCGGGGAAGGTTATTATGCTGAGAGAACATCCAAACAAACAGTGGAGATTTTGAAAAGGAGAGGTAAGGCTTTGGATTCTCAAGTTGATTCTCTGAAGGCCACGATGGATAATCTTAAAGCCGAGGCCTCATTTTTTGATGCTACAGCTTCTGAGGCTGAG GAGGGTCTAGTCGAGATAAAGGAGGAATATGTGGAAGAAAACTTTTGCGAGCAGGAATTGACATCAG AAGTGAACAAGCAAGATGTTACTAGAGTTTCTGGAGTTGACGAGGCAAAGATTGCAGAAATCGATGCAGAATATGCCCGTATGATGGCCAGATTCGACGAACTTGAGAAGGAAGAAGAACTTGCTGCCGCAAATGGCAACAAAAGTGATGATGAGGATGAGGAAGAGAAAGAAACTCCAAATCAATCTTTAGAGAAGTTTTATGATGATAAGCAGAGCTATTCAGAG GGAAGTACATCTGCGTGGCTGAGGGATGAAAATGTAAGCAGTAAAGAGCTACTGGATAAGTATCAGAAACAACAAGAGGCTTCTACCAATCCATCAAAT TGTTCAGGGCTGTCGGTACAATCGTCACCCAAAG AGGATGTAACAAGTGGCAACAGTTCTTTGACTCAGTCTCAGCGAGTGAGAAACCCTAATCCTGCTGCAAAGTCTGTAAAGTTTGCTGAAGTAAAAGAAAAGACTCAAACATTGCCTCCATCTACCAGTCAG GCTTTCACAGGATCCATAATTGAGCGTCCTCCTATCATACCAAAAACTTctaaacaagaaacagaaactCCATTGCAG CCTTCTGGTTCTCAACCTTCCAAACCAGTATCCAGATTCAAGATGCAAAGAAGATAG
- the LOC103490540 gene encoding uncharacterized protein LOC103490540 isoform X2, producing MEAGRVKGTVTPLSSLFPAQDARKAASRVQAAISENQRKLEQLQGFITDNDNMIKLVQKLPEELHHEVMVPFGKAAFFPGRLIHTNEFLVLLGEGYYAERTSKQTVEILKRRGKALDSQVDSLKATMDNLKAEASFFDATASEAEEGLVEIKEEYVEENFCEQELTSVNKQDVTRVSGVDEAKIAEIDAEYARMMARFDELEKEEELAAANGNKSDDEDEEEKETPNQSLEKFYDDKQSYSEGSTSAWLRDENVSSKELLDKYQKQQEASTNPSNCSGLSVQSSPKEDVTSGNSSLTQSQRVRNPNPAAKSVKFAEVKEKTQTLPPSTSQAFTGSIIERPPIIPKTSKQETETPLQPSGSQPSKPVSRFKMQRR from the exons ATGGAAGCAGGACGCGTAAAGGGAACAGTGACGCCGTTATCCTCCTTATTTCCGGCTCAGGATGCCCGCAAGGCTGCGTCGCGCGTCCAAGCTGCGATTTCTGAGAACCAGAGGAAGCTCGAGCAACTCCAAGGATTCATAACTGATAACGATAATATGATCAAGCTCGTCCAGAAATTACCTGAAGAGCTTCACCATGAAGTTATG GTTCCATTTGGGAAGGCAGCGTTTTTCCCCGGGCGTTTGATTCATACGAACGAGTTTCTG GTTCTTCTCGGGGAAGGTTATTATGCTGAGAGAACATCCAAACAAACAGTGGAGATTTTGAAAAGGAGAGGTAAGGCTTTGGATTCTCAAGTTGATTCTCTGAAGGCCACGATGGATAATCTTAAAGCCGAGGCCTCATTTTTTGATGCTACAGCTTCTGAGGCTGAG GAGGGTCTAGTCGAGATAAAGGAGGAATATGTGGAAGAAAACTTTTGCGAGCAGGAATTGACATCAG TGAACAAGCAAGATGTTACTAGAGTTTCTGGAGTTGACGAGGCAAAGATTGCAGAAATCGATGCAGAATATGCCCGTATGATGGCCAGATTCGACGAACTTGAGAAGGAAGAAGAACTTGCTGCCGCAAATGGCAACAAAAGTGATGATGAGGATGAGGAAGAGAAAGAAACTCCAAATCAATCTTTAGAGAAGTTTTATGATGATAAGCAGAGCTATTCAGAG GGAAGTACATCTGCGTGGCTGAGGGATGAAAATGTAAGCAGTAAAGAGCTACTGGATAAGTATCAGAAACAACAAGAGGCTTCTACCAATCCATCAAAT TGTTCAGGGCTGTCGGTACAATCGTCACCCAAAG AGGATGTAACAAGTGGCAACAGTTCTTTGACTCAGTCTCAGCGAGTGAGAAACCCTAATCCTGCTGCAAAGTCTGTAAAGTTTGCTGAAGTAAAAGAAAAGACTCAAACATTGCCTCCATCTACCAGTCAG GCTTTCACAGGATCCATAATTGAGCGTCCTCCTATCATACCAAAAACTTctaaacaagaaacagaaactCCATTGCAG CCTTCTGGTTCTCAACCTTCCAAACCAGTATCCAGATTCAAGATGCAAAGAAGATAG